The Mycoplasma sp. 1654_15 genome contains a region encoding:
- a CDS encoding MSC_0620 family F1-like ATPase-associated subunit, with product MNKKIKKTLSIFSLSLISITPTLTILSADPEPSTPPAPQPQPPKVVSPVFDTFDNIASTEFKQALRAAISSTVDKLNSEINKISQDQSISFEERFRKLHYFARIIHFLQTNTDQIISNPEQFGINAVFLKALSKNRKNNRGTITYDGEDFSNIIFGTNSETNYDNLVDKKEDIKIEENQQDNTVSKEEFTQNVDDYKNNLLNKFASFLYDSDEDIPPMSKEDLKTLQSTQDNGFTLKPPKDFTSWDDYLKSILKKRYTKFDLEQNKNQQKEEEQQPPQENTPPSLGPIAPPVNGESEPGLPPKPTPVNPLELSTKVPDLLPEIKSQFIGLPLEDIQKSFTNEANREGVEIEKVSDKYFFFNNPINTRHRYIVTKLERGQATGEFVFTVQLKDNLHPNITRNYTKSTNNNEQANKTESTQKLLEQYVLSANQLFKKFYNSVGIGENMDYDKLKNSPVFQNSIYVLLDIATKIINDEQISNKENTSLEVDNKEVKFLEKQNQILENYKNTDFDSDSSLQTPVNQLLNYLISALKNQQVQLKNSNQTPVHLFQLLTLANKSSQTSLGFYNELLFTQFATKSKERFEDIKKKFYYYHQNISILENLFIKIQKDVFIANNFASQKTFNYINWFNGFSNLLEKITKEYDIFTKLTTIDSNASKYATPSSTEAQLQADEKTNQTDQNPSENKESSNINDEDQDTKNFKTQVEDYYQIMKEAQKTKSPSMYIIGILMSLLGFISLGFASFFKFFNKFTKNKTISKSMVILIIFSVAILALGVLLIALGFTGGLI from the coding sequence GTGAATAAAAAAATAAAAAAAACTTTATCAATTTTTAGTTTATCTTTGATAAGCATAACCCCAACTTTAACAATTTTAAGTGCTGATCCAGAACCTAGTACTCCTCCTGCTCCACAACCACAGCCACCTAAGGTTGTTTCACCTGTTTTTGATACTTTCGATAATATAGCTTCTACTGAATTTAAACAAGCACTTAGAGCAGCTATTTCGTCAACTGTAGATAAATTAAACTCTGAAATCAACAAAATCTCACAAGATCAATCAATTTCTTTTGAAGAAAGATTTAGAAAACTTCATTATTTTGCAAGAATTATTCACTTTTTACAAACAAACACTGATCAAATAATTAGTAATCCTGAACAATTTGGAATCAATGCAGTATTTTTAAAAGCTTTATCTAAAAACAGAAAAAATAATCGTGGTACCATAACTTATGATGGAGAAGATTTTTCAAACATCATTTTCGGAACAAACTCAGAGACAAACTACGATAATTTAGTTGATAAAAAAGAAGACATTAAAATAGAAGAAAATCAACAAGATAATACAGTTTCAAAAGAAGAATTTACTCAAAACGTAGATGATTATAAAAATAATTTATTAAATAAATTTGCTTCATTTTTATACGATTCTGATGAAGATATTCCTCCAATGTCAAAAGAAGATTTAAAAACTTTACAATCTACACAAGACAATGGATTTACACTAAAACCACCAAAAGATTTTACTTCTTGAGACGATTATTTAAAATCTATACTTAAAAAAAGATATACAAAATTTGACCTAGAACAAAATAAAAACCAACAAAAAGAAGAAGAACAACAACCACCACAAGAAAATACTCCTCCTTCTTTAGGCCCAATAGCTCCGCCCGTTAATGGCGAAAGTGAACCAGGTTTACCTCCTAAACCAACTCCAGTTAATCCTTTAGAATTATCAACCAAAGTGCCAGATTTATTGCCTGAAATTAAAAGTCAATTTATTGGTCTACCTTTAGAAGATATACAAAAATCCTTCACAAATGAAGCAAATAGAGAAGGTGTTGAGATTGAAAAAGTATCAGATAAATATTTTTTCTTTAATAATCCAATCAATACAAGACATAGATATATAGTAACTAAATTAGAACGTGGACAAGCAACAGGTGAATTTGTTTTTACAGTCCAATTAAAAGATAATTTACATCCAAATATAACTAGAAACTATACAAAATCTACCAACAATAATGAACAAGCTAACAAAACTGAGAGCACACAAAAACTTTTAGAACAGTACGTTTTATCTGCAAATCAATTATTTAAAAAGTTTTATAACTCAGTAGGTATTGGTGAAAATATGGATTATGATAAACTAAAAAATTCACCAGTATTTCAGAATTCTATATATGTACTTTTGGATATTGCAACTAAAATAATTAATGACGAACAAATTAGTAATAAAGAAAACACATCATTAGAGGTAGATAATAAAGAAGTTAAGTTTTTGGAAAAACAAAATCAAATTTTAGAAAATTATAAAAACACAGATTTCGATTCAGATTCTTCTTTACAAACACCTGTTAATCAACTTTTAAATTATTTGATTAGTGCTTTAAAGAATCAACAAGTCCAATTAAAAAATTCTAATCAAACACCTGTTCATTTGTTTCAGTTGCTTACTTTGGCAAATAAATCTTCCCAAACATCTTTAGGTTTCTATAATGAATTACTTTTTACACAATTTGCTACTAAATCTAAAGAACGTTTTGAAGATATAAAGAAAAAATTTTATTATTATCACCAAAATATTTCTATATTAGAAAATTTATTTATTAAAATTCAAAAAGACGTTTTTATAGCTAATAATTTTGCTTCTCAAAAAACTTTTAACTATATCAATTGATTTAATGGTTTTTCAAATTTATTAGAAAAAATTACTAAAGAATATGATATTTTTACAAAACTAACAACAATCGATAGCAACGCTTCTAAGTATGCAACACCATCTTCTACAGAAGCGCAACTACAAGCGGATGAAAAAACAAATCAAACTGATCAAAATCCTTCAGAAAATAAAGAATCTTCTAATATAAATGATGAAGATCAAGACACAAAAAATTTTAAAACCCAAGTTGAAGATTATTACCAAATAATGAAAGAGGCACAAAAAACAAAATCTCCTTCAATGTACATAATAGGAATTTTAATGTCGCTACTTGGCTTTATTTCTCTTGGTTTTGCTTCATTTTTCAAGTTTTTTAACAAATTTACAAAAAACAAAACTATTTCTAAATCAATGGTGATTCTTATAATTTTTTCAGTAGCCATTTTAGCACTAGGAGTTTTACTTATAGCTTTAGGATTCACAGGAGGATTAATATAA
- a CDS encoding MSC_0619 family F1-like ATPase alpha subunit: protein MTNPKITAIFDYIIEVSGFYPYKQRQFFTVVDKPNVKMILISATENKAFLLADSTDLNKLKINDELKELDIKSDVGSSLSMFGKIINIEGNAIFPRAETIVQDRTVRSKIFGDAHKLMTVKTLNTQLYTGIIPIDLLIPIGKGQRELIIGDRQTGKTHIAINTIINAAKTGTKCIYVSIGQKKEELSWIYETLKEHQAFSNTIIIDSPATSAYQQYLAPYVGMAHAENLSFNHDVLIIFDDLTKHANIFREIALLTDKPVGKEAMPGDMFFAHSSLLERAGSFVNKKTITALPIIKTVDGDITGLIASNVISITDGQIVTSSDLFASGKLPAIDIDFSVSRTGSQVQSRTITKVASEVGKIYKSYKRHLKLAMLDYELNKETSSLLYKGKMVEKMFNQKGFSLYSQSFVLLMSKIIMWGILRHVKEEQKAMEFIDAFIQINDDAKKSFTQILNNEPYDDELVKDFFGFALLEYSKLFNYNWKIEINHEFVPLNKTQLEQIAKKLGDK from the coding sequence ATGACAAACCCTAAAATTACTGCAATATTTGATTACATCATAGAAGTTTCAGGATTTTATCCTTATAAACAAAGACAATTTTTTACAGTTGTAGACAAACCAAATGTCAAGATGATTTTAATTTCTGCTACAGAAAATAAAGCATTTTTATTAGCTGATAGCACAGATTTAAATAAACTTAAAATCAACGACGAACTAAAAGAACTTGATATCAAAAGTGATGTTGGAAGTTCTTTATCTATGTTTGGAAAAATTATAAATATAGAAGGAAATGCAATTTTTCCAAGAGCAGAAACAATTGTTCAAGACAGAACAGTAAGATCCAAAATTTTTGGTGATGCACATAAATTAATGACTGTTAAAACTTTAAATACTCAACTTTATACCGGAATTATTCCTATTGATCTTCTTATTCCTATCGGAAAAGGGCAAAGAGAGTTAATTATTGGAGATCGCCAAACAGGTAAAACTCATATTGCAATTAACACAATAATAAACGCTGCAAAAACAGGAACTAAGTGTATTTATGTTTCAATTGGACAGAAAAAAGAAGAACTTTCTTGAATTTATGAAACACTAAAAGAACATCAAGCCTTTTCAAACACAATCATTATTGACTCTCCTGCAACAAGCGCATATCAACAATATTTAGCTCCTTATGTGGGTATGGCGCATGCTGAAAATCTCTCTTTTAATCACGATGTTCTAATTATTTTTGATGATCTAACTAAACACGCAAATATTTTTAGAGAAATTGCTTTATTAACAGACAAACCAGTAGGAAAAGAAGCAATGCCAGGGGATATGTTTTTCGCCCATTCTTCTTTATTAGAAAGAGCAGGAAGCTTTGTTAACAAGAAAACCATTACAGCTTTACCTATTATTAAAACAGTTGATGGAGATATTACAGGTTTAATAGCTTCAAATGTTATTTCAATAACTGATGGTCAAATTGTAACAAGTTCAGATTTATTTGCTAGTGGGAAATTACCTGCTATTGACATTGACTTTTCAGTATCAAGAACTGGTTCACAAGTTCAAAGCAGAACTATAACAAAAGTAGCTTCAGAAGTTGGAAAAATCTACAAATCATACAAAAGACATCTTAAGCTTGCAATGCTTGATTATGAACTAAATAAAGAAACATCTAGCTTGTTATATAAAGGAAAAATGGTTGAAAAAATGTTCAATCAAAAAGGTTTTTCTTTATATTCACAAAGCTTTGTGTTGCTGATGTCTAAAATAATTATGTGAGGAATTTTAAGACACGTTAAAGAAGAACAAAAAGCTATGGAGTTTATCGACGCCTTTATCCAAATTAACGATGATGCTAAAAAATCTTTTACACAAATTTTAAATAACGAACCATACGATGATGAACTTGTAAAAGACTTTTTTGGTTTTGCTTTATTAGAGTATTCAAAATTGTTCAACTACAACTGAAAAATTGAAATCAATCATGAATTTGTGCCTTTAAATAAAACACAATTAGAACAAATAGCTAAAAAATTAGGAGATAAATAA
- a CDS encoding DpnII family type II restriction endonuclease, with protein sequence MLNKVFDFKFTIKKKEFLVETNFFNSTGSKFNSEIERFKILATESHKNNFEFIWIADGKGLKTQKEKLKGFFWKI encoded by the coding sequence CTGCTCAATAAAGTATTTGATTTTAAATTTACTATAAAAAAGAAAGAATTTTTAGTAGAAACAAACTTTTTTAATTCTACAGGTTCAAAGTTTAACTCTGAAATTGAAAGATTTAAAATTTTAGCTACAGAAAGTCATAAAAATAATTTTGAATTTATTTGAATAGCAGATGGAAAGGGCTTAAAAACACAGAAAGAAAAATTAAAAGGTTTTTTTTGAAAAATATAA
- a CDS encoding ATP-binding cassette domain-containing protein — MVCLNLHIFSYSYIIDFINYQNKSDNSNFILWILITCFSFVFFVVFKLLYTFQSNKTTFIIYQKNTDRVSKIIIQKPYQELVKNKETYMSYYNLNLMFANSLTSTIYLYLFPGIISIIFPTIFMFSLNVQSWILILHCVVGSIISGFLLFKYSPLLHKIQGKIQLLLQEYTSKEIKLFGLINLFYFFNKRNIFTKYLKSQLLQKYTQEYDLFKSFQFKSFLLNVVFSFFVYSNFITLGVLTYNKTFDISQFISLFMLNMSLLSGVASLYSFLLTEKALNPYINVIFEKTNDDNSKKITLKENIFKIDFKNLSFSYNQETPIFSNLNLTFEKNQKYAIISPSGKGKSLFLKLISGLLSNYEGEILINNSIEYKNVNPKEISKNIALVTNENVIFEDSLLNNITLWDTKPDLDRVNFLLNKYKINQFSKIDANISPANLSEGEKQKVNLARLEYKNLNIWCLDEALDNIFKEDAIEIYKDILSRPDKTIFVASHHISEEIKPLFDQIIEI, encoded by the coding sequence ATGGTATGTTTAAATTTGCATATTTTTTCTTACTCTTATATTATAGATTTTATTAATTACCAAAACAAATCTGATAATTCAAATTTTATTTTATGAATTTTAATCACTTGTTTTTCCTTTGTTTTCTTTGTTGTTTTTAAATTACTTTATACTTTTCAAAGCAATAAAACAACTTTTATTATTTATCAAAAAAATACTGATAGAGTTTCTAAAATTATTATACAAAAACCATATCAAGAATTAGTCAAAAATAAAGAAACATATATGTCTTATTACAATTTAAATTTAATGTTTGCTAATTCATTAACAAGCACCATTTATTTATATTTATTCCCTGGAATAATTTCAATAATTTTCCCCACTATATTTATGTTTTCGTTAAATGTACAATCTTGAATTTTAATATTACATTGTGTAGTTGGTTCTATTATTAGTGGATTTTTATTATTCAAGTATTCCCCGCTACTTCATAAAATACAAGGCAAAATCCAACTACTTTTACAAGAATATACCAGCAAAGAAATTAAGTTATTTGGTTTAATTAATTTATTTTATTTTTTCAACAAAAGAAATATTTTTACAAAATATTTAAAATCTCAATTGTTACAAAAATATACACAAGAATATGATTTATTTAAATCATTTCAATTTAAATCATTTTTACTAAACGTTGTTTTTTCTTTTTTTGTTTACAGTAATTTCATAACTTTAGGTGTACTTACATATAATAAAACTTTTGATATTTCACAATTTATTTCGCTATTTATGTTAAACATGTCCTTATTATCTGGTGTGGCAAGTTTATATTCTTTTTTATTAACTGAAAAAGCTTTAAATCCATATATAAATGTTATTTTTGAAAAAACAAATGATGATAATTCTAAAAAAATTACTTTAAAAGAAAATATTTTTAAAATTGATTTTAAGAATCTTAGCTTTAGTTATAACCAAGAAACTCCTATTTTTTCAAATTTAAATCTTACTTTTGAAAAAAACCAAAAATATGCAATAATTTCTCCTTCAGGAAAAGGAAAGTCTTTATTTTTGAAGCTAATTTCAGGTTTATTATCTAATTACGAAGGAGAAATTTTAATAAATAATTCTATTGAATATAAAAACGTAAATCCTAAAGAAATAAGTAAAAATATAGCTTTAGTTACAAACGAAAATGTGATTTTTGAAGATTCTTTGCTTAATAACATAACTTTATGAGACACCAAGCCAGATTTAGATAGAGTAAATTTTTTATTAAACAAGTATAAAATAAATCAATTTTCAAAAATAGATGCAAATATTAGTCCAGCCAATTTATCGGAAGGTGAAAAACAAAAAGTTAATTTAGCTAGATTAGAGTACAAAAATTTAAATATTTGATGCTTAGATGAAGCGCTTGATAACATTTTTAAAGAAGATGCAATAGAAATTTATAAAGACATACTCTCTAGACCTGATAAAACAATTTTTGTTGCAAGTCACCATATTTCTGAAGAAATAAAACCATTGTTTGATCAGATAATAGAAATATAA
- a CDS encoding MSC_0621 family F1-like ATPase epsilon subunit, whose amino-acid sequence MKKNEDFGLEIQFLNHQSFETRKAKIFINIDESDDWFQVSLHTIGAYKRILIKVNDLVDNSIKYFFLKNSSILIKEKEVVINSLNEKRVFQNSSNKKLNYKNQIKELKKEILYLESMQKIGVEINDYIKLENFKDQLYVYSLSDLLNLKEMQSE is encoded by the coding sequence ATGAAGAAAAATGAAGACTTTGGTCTTGAAATTCAATTTTTAAATCATCAAAGTTTTGAAACTCGAAAGGCAAAAATTTTTATTAATATAGACGAATCTGATGACTGATTTCAAGTTAGTTTACATACAATCGGTGCATATAAAAGGATATTAATAAAAGTAAATGATTTAGTTGATAATTCTATAAAATACTTCTTTTTGAAGAATAGTAGCATTTTGATAAAGGAAAAAGAAGTAGTTATTAATTCTTTAAATGAAAAAAGAGTGTTTCAAAATTCTTCTAATAAAAAACTCAATTACAAAAACCAAATTAAAGAACTAAAAAAAGAAATTCTTTATCTTGAATCTATGCAAAAAATAGGTGTTGAAATAAATGATTATATTAAATTAGAAAATTTCAAAGATCAATTATACGTTTACTCATTAAGTGATTTATTAAATTTGAAGGAGATGCAGAGTGAATAA
- a CDS encoding DUF3800 domain-containing protein, which produces MKKETEKIFIYLDESSTIELYDKESQENVFIYGGFYCLSEENCKDILNKATSNKTWIKTKQKGKEIKGRALHLKIKKELITFKNAIGVIAFLKILYKQFVSSNGKNYFKFFMISYLINAVIAKLISKKIIQEPIQIHLYLGQNKEVEKEDNWKETLKSKILGGLELQKTNYLTGEVKKPRTLSYTPDIFIKSLDSKTEEKLQLADVIANTLYQSYNVANLSWMNFCYTNFFNIQFIGDELDVGKLKKLQGLIHTEFFGQFWSVIECSDNQKE; this is translated from the coding sequence ATGAAAAAAGAAACAGAAAAAATATTTATTTATTTGGATGAATCTTCTACAATTGAGCTGTATGATAAGGAATCTCAAGAAAATGTATTTATTTATGGAGGTTTTTATTGTTTGAGTGAAGAAAATTGCAAAGACATTTTAAATAAAGCTACTTCAAACAAAACTTGAATAAAAACAAAGCAAAAAGGAAAAGAAATAAAAGGTAGAGCATTGCATTTAAAAATAAAAAAAGAGTTAATTACTTTTAAAAATGCAATAGGTGTTATTGCTTTTCTTAAAATTTTATATAAGCAATTTGTTAGCTCAAACGGTAAAAATTATTTTAAATTTTTTATGATAAGTTATTTGATAAATGCTGTTATTGCAAAATTAATATCAAAAAAAATAATTCAGGAACCTATACAAATACATCTATATTTAGGTCAAAATAAAGAAGTGGAAAAAGAAGATAATTGAAAAGAAACATTAAAATCAAAAATTTTGGGAGGATTAGAACTTCAAAAAACAAATTATTTAACTGGTGAAGTGAAAAAACCACGCACTCTTAGTTATACACCTGATATTTTTATTAAAAGTTTAGATTCAAAAACTGAAGAAAAGCTCCAATTAGCAGATGTTATTGCAAATACATTATATCAATCTTATAATGTCGCGAATCTTTCATGAATGAATTTTTGTTATACTAACTTTTTTAATATTCAATTTATAGGCGATGAGTTAGATGTTGGCAAACTTAAGAAACTTCAAGGACTTATTCATACTGAGTTTTTCGGACAATTTTGAAGTGTTATTGAGTGTTCAGATAATCAAAAAGAGTAG
- a CDS encoding MSC_0624 family F1-like ATPase-associated membrane protein → MISIHKNKSQSNINDKKLYDDIEIVKNRDSKINLIFKFTSLILIFILVFTSLLLSPQTFFGVSKDYLSSVWLYDTEINVSLNFLNIWRFLILGFCILFPLVKNFFNIFFQRELIKKYSLFFGLYICISLISFFLLIFYNPVYSDILKNNNLEINNSSSIFFISLLLVPLFIINSSYHLFLFYFKRKTETLRFNKISVLIINIVSQFIFLILFIIFTYFITKTKTSQQGFEVYVASENEVYSYVKNLFLGDNTANIFVIIFSILLITILFFGSNLIKIFFIFSGEYNFTYFKNQIQLLFTLLASVLLWYFIILIQFGNYSALDINTINYGTLITFIIFLTIILALYLFLNLYPKIKLQGKNYNLLLFVIFQILIFSIFLFSSITVLNILSTRIIFFISFIFSWIITTVFLFKNKRTFLTSMLFLSTHLLLALLLITFQGWEILLTSANNFSTVVLSTKNSLTVVEIISITEISLFLALLIYSIVDIVRALFKISITKKNINKGAEHE, encoded by the coding sequence ATGATAAGCATTCACAAGAATAAGTCTCAGTCGAACATAAACGATAAAAAACTTTATGATGATATTGAAATTGTTAAAAACAGAGATAGCAAGATAAATTTAATTTTTAAATTTACAAGTTTAATTTTAATATTTATACTTGTTTTTACTTCGTTGTTGTTATCTCCACAAACTTTTTTTGGAGTAAGCAAAGATTATTTATCCAGTGTTTGACTTTATGACACCGAAATAAACGTTTCTCTAAATTTTCTTAATATTTGAAGGTTTTTGATATTAGGATTTTGTATTTTATTTCCTTTGGTTAAGAATTTTTTCAATATATTTTTCCAAAGAGAATTAATTAAAAAATACTCGTTATTTTTTGGTTTATACATATGTATTAGTTTAATAAGTTTCTTTTTGTTAATTTTCTATAATCCTGTTTATTCAGATATACTAAAAAACAACAATCTTGAAATTAATAATTCTTCTTCAATATTTTTTATTTCTTTATTGTTAGTACCTTTATTTATAATAAATTCATCATATCATTTGTTTTTATTTTACTTTAAAAGAAAAACAGAAACCTTAAGATTTAACAAAATAAGTGTTTTAATTATTAATATTGTTTCACAATTTATATTCCTAATTTTGTTTATAATTTTCACTTATTTTATAACTAAAACAAAAACAAGTCAGCAAGGTTTTGAAGTTTATGTTGCTTCAGAAAATGAAGTCTATTCATATGTTAAAAACCTATTTTTAGGTGATAACACAGCAAATATTTTTGTAATTATTTTTTCCATATTACTTATTACAATTTTATTTTTTGGTTCTAATTTAATAAAAATTTTCTTTATATTTTCAGGTGAATACAACTTTACATATTTTAAAAATCAGATTCAATTACTTTTTACTTTACTAGCAAGTGTATTATTGTGATACTTTATTATTCTAATTCAATTCGGAAACTACAGTGCATTAGATATTAATACTATAAATTATGGTACTTTAATTACTTTTATAATTTTCTTAACTATAATTTTGGCTTTGTATTTATTTTTAAATTTATATCCAAAAATTAAATTACAAGGAAAAAATTATAATTTACTACTTTTTGTAATCTTTCAAATACTTATATTTTCCATTTTCTTATTTTCATCCATTACGGTTTTAAATATTTTAAGTACAAGAATAATTTTCTTTATAAGTTTTATATTTTCTTGAATTATTACTACAGTTTTCCTTTTCAAAAACAAAAGAACTTTTTTAACTTCTATGTTGTTTTTATCAACTCATTTACTTTTAGCTCTTTTATTAATAACATTTCAAGGTTGAGAAATTCTATTAACTTCAGCCAATAATTTTTCTACAGTTGTATTAAGTACAAAAAATAGTTTAACAGTTGTAGAAATCATTTCTATAACTGAAATTAGTTTGTTTTTAGCCCTATTAATTTACTCAATTGTAGATATTGTAAGAGCATTATTTAAAATAAGCATTACCAAGAAAAATATAAATAAAGGAGCAGAACATGAATAA
- a CDS encoding MSC_0622 family F1-like ATPase gamma subunit, protein MHLKKVIQKRDNLKKIHLKVNSEKNILLISIIKLSNILNFYLDNVLLNKFAIINLTKKFNIQNEFVTKSVLFKNKFLNKIEQKLIPNKELWIYLKEEQKYTTDSYSRYEEIILKNSKKTQIDFITIGDKANLFCNKNNLFVIKHFDISQPNFSTHLASIVKLLYIKENYKQVRFVINSNKNTNDIFTILPIENFDIDKLLNYEQKTPLPQLEKYSIIPDIDSFIEAQIEIYLQNCVQSLIHESSFYASKNSLVKVNKIIKDLDESITKISKKIIKLKRENEIEEIVLLTKNNFTHSVFEKGEQ, encoded by the coding sequence ATGCACTTAAAAAAAGTTATACAAAAAAGAGATAATCTAAAGAAAATCCATCTAAAAGTAAATAGTGAAAAAAATATTTTACTTATTTCTATTATCAAATTAAGTAATATTTTGAATTTTTATTTGGATAATGTTCTTTTAAATAAGTTTGCAATAATAAATTTAACTAAAAAGTTTAATATTCAAAACGAATTTGTAACAAAATCAGTTTTATTTAAAAACAAATTTTTAAACAAAATTGAACAAAAACTAATTCCCAACAAAGAACTTTGAATTTATTTAAAAGAAGAACAAAAATATACAACAGATAGTTATTCTAGATACGAAGAAATAATATTAAAAAATTCCAAGAAAACTCAAATTGATTTTATAACTATAGGTGACAAAGCAAATCTTTTTTGTAACAAAAATAATTTATTTGTAATCAAGCATTTTGATATTTCCCAACCTAATTTTTCTACCCATTTAGCTTCAATTGTGAAGCTTTTATACATCAAAGAAAACTATAAGCAAGTACGTTTTGTTATTAATTCTAATAAAAACACAAACGATATTTTTACAATTTTACCTATTGAAAATTTTGATATTGATAAACTATTAAATTACGAACAAAAAACTCCTTTACCTCAACTAGAAAAATATTCTATTATTCCAGATATTGACTCTTTTATAGAAGCACAGATTGAAATTTATTTACAAAATTGTGTTCAATCTTTAATTCATGAATCTTCTTTTTATGCGTCTAAAAATAGTTTAGTAAAAGTAAATAAAATAATTAAAGATTTAGATGAATCCATAACAAAGATTTCTAAAAAAATAATTAAACTTAAAAGAGAAAATGAAATTGAAGAAATAGTTTTATTGACAAAAAATAATTTTACTCATAGCGTGTTCGAAAAAGGAGAGCAATAA
- a CDS encoding MSC_0623 family F1-like ATPase-associated protein — protein MNKNIKEYFSSFLSFTKKKEQPKLTKIEEKEFLVFDDKTKIEVFDLYKEYQLKREDNNFISFNQLYSSVLLKISAGFSSEVYKNFEKKYQNALKKKTNLDFANFAISFNLDLKYSQNLLVPILIHKGNSNNLVENFVTSTNLVEQRFYTFLNNQVNQYLLENKILELLPGLLIFRSSSSNTSTLRTLFSKDFISILKR, from the coding sequence ATGAATAAAAATATAAAGGAATATTTCTCTTCTTTTCTTAGTTTTACAAAGAAAAAAGAACAACCAAAATTAACAAAAATTGAAGAAAAAGAATTTCTAGTTTTTGATGATAAAACAAAAATAGAAGTATTTGATTTATACAAAGAATACCAACTAAAAAGAGAAGATAATAACTTTATTTCTTTTAATCAATTGTATTCTTCTGTGTTATTAAAAATTAGTGCAGGTTTTTCTTCAGAAGTTTATAAAAACTTTGAAAAAAAATATCAAAATGCTTTAAAAAAGAAGACAAATCTTGATTTCGCTAATTTTGCAATTTCATTTAATTTAGATCTAAAATACTCACAAAATTTATTAGTTCCTATATTAATTCATAAAGGAAATTCTAATAATTTAGTAGAAAATTTTGTAACTTCGACAAATTTAGTAGAACAAAGATTTTATACTTTTTTAAATAATCAAGTTAATCAATATTTATTAGAAAATAAAATTTTAGAACTTTTACCAGGCTTATTAATTTTTAGATCTTCTAGTTCAAATACAAGTACTTTAAGAACTCTTTTTAGTAAAGACTTTATTTCAATATTAAAAAGGTAA